From Companilactobacillus heilongjiangensis, one genomic window encodes:
- a CDS encoding FtsX-like permease family protein, translated as MYRKIIKRSLSNMRDSYLIYILACSFAIGVFGILLSMGDNPSVHYALRWWNSLIFDVAIIMSSIFGFCAFVYMAYVGGFFVKQQRNEFLTFEKLGMQRWTIIMISFLQTTIVQAVAWIIGLTFMVIFQKFMGMLLVYLMQMHFDFVMHIGMNNIQLLIATFVWTTLTLSIINAIKTYRILKKKERRTIVKTRWWLRVPAGLFGVVLLITAEIATFYLFKNMRTISYSSKPLTEIVYILGSDIFGTYLVYFGFLPTILNIMEKIHSVSYSGINIFSFKYMKERLFQNISILWFVTELSALALALLTFCYFGYQAVHQNYNSAYPFELAANKDTVNVIRHELKKNDAKIRGSYKTDVKINLVSYYNKSSESYIRQPMTFMSYSDYKSLPKRMRKNNSKINAHQFLKIDYSSSIMYRNKSDEHNIEVKGAPMIQTAKQGNSFPYGSSMHFGPMMIVPNSYYQKMPSEVKDTFYGWDFKKGDRLKRSQLQKLDSYRDAYYMRVKFRSSLADSSIEVMKKEPNKYETAIYTQSGFLRQGSIKKHFKQGGGFYLFIVALFSVALLVALGSVLTLRILLRDDYQSSQLRTLQKIGVEESEIKGIIRRENTLTFLIPIVFALVQSFAAIAMFDFGRHISKNIILIYGGYIVLYGLFGIISFKVSWRCVKQKFKL; from the coding sequence ATGTATCGCAAAATAATTAAACGAAGTCTGTCCAATATGCGCGACAGTTATCTAATTTATATTTTAGCCTGCAGTTTCGCAATTGGAGTTTTCGGAATCCTGCTGTCGATGGGCGATAATCCGTCGGTTCACTATGCTTTGCGGTGGTGGAATTCGCTGATTTTTGATGTTGCAATCATTATGAGCAGTATTTTCGGTTTCTGTGCATTCGTATATATGGCGTACGTCGGAGGATTCTTCGTTAAACAGCAGCGAAATGAGTTTCTGACATTTGAAAAGCTAGGTATGCAACGCTGGACAATCATTATGATCAGCTTTCTGCAGACGACTATCGTTCAAGCGGTAGCCTGGATTATCGGACTGACATTTATGGTGATTTTTCAGAAATTTATGGGAATGCTATTAGTCTATTTGATGCAGATGCATTTTGATTTCGTGATGCACATTGGGATGAATAATATTCAATTGTTAATCGCGACATTTGTCTGGACAACGCTGACGTTGAGCATTATCAATGCTATTAAAACATATCGAATTTTGAAAAAGAAAGAACGCCGGACGATTGTCAAAACTCGTTGGTGGCTACGTGTTCCTGCGGGACTTTTTGGAGTTGTCTTACTAATTACTGCCGAAATTGCAACATTTTATCTGTTCAAAAATATGCGGACAATCAGTTATTCATCCAAGCCACTGACAGAAATTGTCTATATTTTGGGCTCCGATATTTTTGGAACGTATCTGGTTTACTTCGGTTTTCTGCCCACAATTTTAAATATTATGGAGAAAATTCACTCAGTTTCATATTCAGGTATCAATATTTTCTCGTTCAAATATATGAAAGAACGACTCTTTCAAAATATTTCTATCCTCTGGTTCGTTACCGAATTGTCAGCTTTGGCCTTGGCATTATTGACGTTTTGTTACTTCGGTTATCAAGCTGTTCATCAAAATTACAACAGCGCTTATCCGTTCGAATTGGCTGCCAACAAGGATACTGTCAATGTTATTCGTCATGAACTCAAAAAAAATGACGCCAAAATTAGGGGTAGTTACAAGACGGACGTTAAGATAAATCTGGTTTCTTACTATAACAAGTCCAGTGAGTCGTACATTCGCCAACCAATGACGTTTATGTCGTATTCAGATTACAAATCTTTGCCAAAAAGAATGCGAAAAAATAATTCCAAAATCAATGCTCACCAATTTTTGAAGATTGATTACAGCTCTTCAATTATGTATAGAAACAAGTCCGATGAGCACAATATCGAGGTCAAAGGTGCGCCAATGATTCAGACTGCCAAGCAGGGAAATTCGTTCCCATATGGAAGTTCGATGCATTTTGGCCCCATGATGATCGTGCCTAATAGCTATTATCAAAAGATGCCGAGCGAGGTCAAAGATACATTCTACGGTTGGGATTTCAAAAAAGGTGACCGCCTGAAACGTTCGCAATTACAGAAATTGGATAGTTATCGCGATGCTTATTATATGAGGGTTAAATTCAGGTCGTCATTGGCAGATTCTTCAATCGAAGTCATGAAAAAAGAACCCAATAAGTATGAGACCGCAATCTATACTCAATCTGGATTCTTACGACAAGGCAGTATTAAAAAGCATTTCAAACAAGGTGGAGGATTCTATCTCTTCATCGTGGCACTGTTCAGTGTGGCCTTGTTAGTTGCACTGGGAAGCGTGTTAACGTTACGAATTTTATTGCGTGATGATTATCAGTCAAGCCAATTAAGGACGTTGCAAAAAATCGGTGTTGAAGAAAGTGAGATCAAGGGGATTATCCGACGTGAAAATACCTTGACGTTCTTGATACCAATTGTGTTTGCGTTAGTGCAGTCCTTTGCGGCCATTGCGATGTTTGATTTTGGACGCCATATATCTAAGAACATTATCTTAATTTATGGTGGCTACATTGTACTTTATGGATTATTTGGAATTATCAGCTTTAAAGTTTCATGGCGGTGTGTTAAACAGAAATTCAAACTATGA